From one Lotus japonicus ecotype B-129 chromosome 3, LjGifu_v1.2 genomic stretch:
- the LOC130749707 gene encoding uncharacterized protein LOC130749707 isoform X1 yields MNLQSLTPFLPRSRQASSQIGIFLFNSSIREPETVFAENSCVISLQQTLVDLLDLVGRRILVGPVLPFISSFALRNSGKSQRSGTRLIMLEQGMRMMMMRQFMCFSANDHVSLHWYLHILLWL; encoded by the exons ATGAATCTTCAGTCACTCACGCCATTTCTACCTCGCAGTAGACAGGCTTCAAGTCAAATTGGTATTTTCTTATTCAATTCTTCAATTCGTGAACCTGAAACTGTGTTTGCTGAAAACAGTTGCGTAATTTCATTGCAACAAACGCTGGTTGATCTTCTCGATTTGGTGGGTCGACGAATTTTAGTTGGTCCCGTTCTCCCCTTCATTTCCTCTTTTGCATTG AGAAATTCTGGCAAGTCACAGCGAAGTGGAACCAGATTAATCATGCTGGAGCAGGgtatgaggatgatgatgatgaggcaATTCATGTG CTTCTCTGCCAATGATCATGTTTCTCTGCACTGGTATTTGCATATCTTGCTGTGGTTATGA
- the LOC130749707 gene encoding uncharacterized protein LOC130749707 isoform X2 yields the protein MNLQSLTPFLPRSRQASSQIGIFLFNSSIREPETVFAENSCVISLQQTLVDLLDLVGRRILVGPVLPFISSFALYIDLAEGERASFLEKFWQVTAKWNQINHAGAGYEDDDDEAIHVLLCQ from the exons ATGAATCTTCAGTCACTCACGCCATTTCTACCTCGCAGTAGACAGGCTTCAAGTCAAATTGGTATTTTCTTATTCAATTCTTCAATTCGTGAACCTGAAACTGTGTTTGCTGAAAACAGTTGCGTAATTTCATTGCAACAAACGCTGGTTGATCTTCTCGATTTGGTGGGTCGACGAATTTTAGTTGGTCCCGTTCTCCCCTTCATTTCCTCTTTTGCATTG TACATTGACCTTGCTGAAGGTGAACGCGCTTCATTTTTAGAGAAATTCTGGCAAGTCACAGCGAAGTGGAACCAGATTAATCATGCTGGAGCAGGgtatgaggatgatgatgatgaggcaATTCATGTG CTTCTCTGCCAATGA